Proteins encoded by one window of Pseudorca crassidens isolate mPseCra1 chromosome 3, mPseCra1.hap1, whole genome shotgun sequence:
- the CCDC124 gene encoding coiled-coil domain-containing protein 124, with product MPKKFQGENTKSAAARARRAEAKAAADAKKQKELEDAYWKDEDKHVMRKEQRKEEKEKRRLEQLERKKEAQRLLEEEDSRLKGIKAPRVATSSKVTRAQIEETLRRDYQHKEAPDPAEKAKSHLEVPLEENVNRRLLEEGSVEARTIEDAIAVLSVAEEAADRHPERRMRAAFTAFEEAQLPRLKQENPNMRLSQLKQMLKKEWLRSPDNPMNQRAVPFNTPK from the exons ATGCCCAAGAAGTTCCAGGGCGAGAACACTAAATCGGCAGCGGCCCGGGCACGGAGGGCTGAGGCCAAGGCAGCAGCTGATGCCAAGAAGCAGAAGGAGTTGGAGGATGCCTACTGGAAGGATGAGGACAAACACGTCATGAGGAAGGAGCAGCGCAAG gaggagaaggagaagcggCGCCTGGAGCAGCTGGAGCGCAAGAAGGAGGCACAGCGGCTGCTGGAGGAGGAGGACTCAAGGCTTAAGGGCATCAAGGCCCCGCGAGTGGCCACCTCCAGCAAGGTCACCCGCGCCCAGATTGAGGAGACGCTCCGCCGAGACTATCAGCACAAGGAAGCCCCGGACCCAG CCGAGAAAGCCAAGAGCCACTTGGAAGTGCCGTTGGAGGAGAATGTGAACCGCCGCTTGCTGGAGGAGGGCAGCGTGGAGGCGCGCACCATCGAGGATGCCATCGCAGTGCTCAG CGTGGCGGAGGAGGCGGCAGACAGACACCCTGAGCGCAGAATGCGGGCGGCATTCACTGCCTTCGAGGAGGCGCAGCTACCGCGGCTCAAGCAAGAAAACCCCAACATGCGGCTGTCACAGCTGAAGCAGATGCTCAAGAAGGAGTGGCTGCGTTCGCCGGACAACCCCATGAATCAGCGCGCCGTGCCCTTCAATACCCCCAAGTGA